The nucleotide window AGGGTAAATTTTTTCCTAAGGCCGCACTGGCTCGCGCACTGTCAACACCATTTGCCCGTCCTTACGGCTGATGACCAGGTAGCGCTGCCATTCCGGGTCCCGGCGGGATACCGGGGTAACATCGGTTGCTTTAAGAAAACGCAGATGGGGGCCGCGGCTCTCATCCCGCTGCAGGGCCGTCCGCAGGATCATTTCCGCCACCAGCAGCATGTTTTCGTTCTCCAGGGCGTAGGCCAGGCCGTGCTCGTCGACCCGCTGCGCCATTTTCTGCAGCGCGGATAGCTTTTCCAGGCCCAGCCGCAGCCCCTCCTCTGTCCTCACCACGCTGGCCGCCCGGTTCATCAGATCCTGCAACCTCCGCCGCAACTCCCCGGCCGGTATGTCGCCTTTATCAAGCATATTCTGCATCCGGGCAAGAAATCCCTCAATCTCGGCCGCCGGCACTTCTACAGGGGGTACGCTGACGGCTTCTCTGGCAGCCTCTTCCCCGGCCAGGCGCCCGAAGACCTGGCCGTCCAGCAGGGCGTTGCCCCCCGGCCTGTTGGCCCCGTGCTGGCCGCCGGCCACCTCGCCGGCGGCATACAGGCCGGCAACAGCCGTCCTGCCGGCCTGACTGATTTTCACCCCGCCCTGGAAGTGCTGGATGCAGGGCGCCACCTCAATCATGACGCCGGCTTCCAGGGCCAGCCCTCGCTCCTTTAGCCAGGCGATACTTTCGGGATTAATTTCCTTCAAGCGCTGTAAAGGGCTGGCCAGGCGCCTTTCCGTCCCCAGGTCGACCGTAATTTCGCTATAATAACGCCGGCGATTTTCTTCCACCAGTTCGTCCCATTGGAATCCGGCCGGGTTCCGGCTGTAGTCCAGGTAGACCCTACGCCCGGCAGCGATTTCCTGGTAGACGGCCACATCAATGATGTGGGTGGGATGCTCGTAGGTAACCGGCCAGCTTGCTCCCTTGCGGAATAGCAGGTTCATTACCACCCTGGGCGGGGTACCCGGCGGGAAATAGCGTCCCAGGAATTCTTCGCCCCGGTCGTTAACCAGGCGGGGCAGGGCGCGCAGCATGCTTCCCGAACAATTTAATTTTGTCTTCAGGGAGGCCAGGCCGATCTGGATAAATTCCATGTTGACAAGTTCGGCGCCGGCGGCGTAGGCCAGGGCGTAGCCGTCACCGGTCATGCCGCCGGGAAAAACATTGGTCCGGTAAACCTGGCCCGCACCGCCGGTGGCCAGGATGACCGTCCTTGCGGAGATAACTTTCAGGGCGGCAGTCGGGTCATGGTGCTGGCGGGTATCCAGGGCCAGGGCGCCGGTTACCCTTCCCTGGCTGGTAATTAACCGGGCGACCATGGTAAAATTCAGGACCTGTACCGGCAAC belongs to Moorella humiferrea and includes:
- a CDS encoding FAD-binding protein; the encoded protein is MEHYNCDVLVIGGGGAALRAAIAAQEYNPDLKVVLATKGRLGRSGVTATACSDRMAFHATLPHTPPGGPDAWRYHAEDIYRLGGLVSDWDLAVTLAREAEAAFNYLDALGVPFVKEGGKARQFVTDGSDFPRACYTGPKTAIHIEEALVERLRQLPVQVLNFTMVARLITSQGRVTGALALDTRQHHDPTAALKVISARTVILATGGAGQVYRTNVFPGGMTGDGYALAYAAGAELVNMEFIQIGLASLKTKLNCSGSMLRALPRLVNDRGEEFLGRYFPPGTPPRVVMNLLFRKGASWPVTYEHPTHIIDVAVYQEIAAGRRVYLDYSRNPAGFQWDELVEENRRRYYSEITVDLGTERRLASPLQRLKEINPESIAWLKERGLALEAGVMIEVAPCIQHFQGGVKISQAGRTAVAGLYAAGEVAGGQHGANRPGGNALLDGQVFGRLAGEEAAREAVSVPPVEVPAAEIEGFLARMQNMLDKGDIPAGELRRRLQDLMNRAASVVRTEEGLRLGLEKLSALQKMAQRVDEHGLAYALENENMLLVAEMILRTALQRDESRGPHLRFLKATDVTPVSRRDPEWQRYLVISRKDGQMVLTVREPVRP